The following proteins come from a genomic window of Salvia hispanica cultivar TCC Black 2014 chromosome 4, UniMelb_Shisp_WGS_1.0, whole genome shotgun sequence:
- the LOC125223152 gene encoding uncharacterized protein LOC125223152: MLLKPASSSRFRTSDIDGPLPLVFASKTLLKSRSFSKISRGDSIRRSCSLNLNDKPSFHVDASAKMSNSPRDDEGCRRKKQHCAILNNSVNNTSRLGGRDQDSFLESHFDFLEPMMLGIRPEFPEWPDKKTAAWAMVEQKANSLDIPLSLRMIKKKLQLEEGFTGGSEEAEAGGSCSVKAAFASMVFIIVELQSCALHMREAMCDEDLDVITSKVQKELHFSFVWLFQQVFSRTPALMLHVMVLLANFSVHSTSHNTAIGGEAPLLVEPLQHRQGQQNQVISSSLSMEEEKTEGGLGSPSIYPTDEFGSMAEMLLWDSMVEEAKKTRESVDVDHDTMKHFVSPVAVEIENDSYDDFLRADLLYQIKLSFEPNNALLLCNYARFLHLVARDYQRSEECFRRAVQVTPPDGESFSEYANFLWTVRKDYLAAEETYLQAMALEPHNSYFASRYANFLWSTEETCFPLNNSSNSNM, from the exons ATGTTACTCAAACCTGCTTCCTCCTCCCGTTTTCGAACCTCTGATATCGATGGCCCTTTACCCCTCGTTTTCGCCTCTAAAACCCTCTTGAAATCGAGGTCTTTCAGCAAGATTTCGAGGGGTGACAGCATTAGGCGCTCCTGCAGCTTGAATCTTAATGATAAGCCCTCGTTTCACGTTGATGCATCGGCCAAGATGTCGAATAGCCCTAGAGATGACGAAGGGTGTAGGCGGAAGAAGCAGCACTGTGCAATTTTAAACAATAGCGTTAACAACACCAGTAGGCTAGGTGGGAGGGATCAAGACTCGTTCTTGGAATCACATTTTGATTTCTTGGAGCCAATGATGCTAGGGATCAGACCGGAGTTCCCAGAGTGGCCGGATAAGAAAACGGCTGCTTGGGCAATGGTTGAACAGAAGGCAAATAGTTTGGACATTCCCCTCTCTCTTAGGATGATCAAGAAGAAGCTGCAGCTGGAGGAGGGCTTTACTGGTGGCTCCGAGGAGGCAGAGGCGGGTGGCTCTTGCTCAGTGAAGGCGGCCTTTGCCTCGATGGTGTTCATCATCGTTGAGCTGCAAAGCTGTGCCTTGCACATGAGGGAAGCTATGTGTGATGAGGATTTAGATGTGATCACGTCTAAGGTGCAGAAGGAGTTGCATTTCTCATTTGTGTGGCTGTTCCAGCAGGTGTTCTCGAGGACACCGGCTTTGATGCTGCACGTGATGGTGCTCTTGGCTAATTTCAGTGTACATTCGACTTCCCACAACACCGCGATAGGGGGGGAGGCCCCGTTGCTGGTGGAGCCTCTCCAGCATAGGCAAGGGCAGCAGAATCAAGTGATTAGCTCGTCGTTGTCTATGGAGGAGGAGAAGACCGAGGGTGGTTTGGGGAGTCCGAGCATTTATCCAACTGATGAGTTTGGGAGCATGGCAGAGATGTTGTTGTGGGACTCGATGGTTGAAGAGGCTAAGAAGACGAGGGAAAGCGTGGACGTGGATCATGACACCATGAAACATTTTGTTTCACCCGTGGCTGTGGAGATCGAGAACGATAGCTATGATGATTTTCTCAGGGCAGACCTCTTGTACCAGATTAAATTATCTTTCGAACCTAATAATGCACTCTTGCTATGCAACTATGCACGATTTCTGCATCTTGTGGCACGCGACTATCAGAG GTCCGAGGAATGCTTCAGGCGGGCAGTACAAGTAACACCACCGGATGGAGAATCCTTCAGTGAATACGCCAACTTCCTATGGACAGTGAGGAAGGACTATTTGGCGGCCGAGGAGACCTACCTACAAGCTATGGCGCTCGAGCCCCATAACTCCTACTTCGCCTCTAGATACGCTAACTTTTTGTGGAGCACTGAAGAGACCTGTTTCCCTCTCAACAATTCCTCCAACTCGAACATGTAG
- the LOC125221170 gene encoding anthranilate synthase alpha subunit 1, chloroplastic-like, which yields MQMQMQAQRQSPLLWRVSTASAAAVSRRITFRLQVDEKRFIEASKTGNIIPLYKCIFSDHLTPVMAYRCLVHEDDKETPSFLYESVEPGFRASSVGRYSVVGAQPAVEVLAKENQVTILDHGSGKIVEKFVEDPMTIPRSISEFLRPQLVEDLPDAFCGGWVGFFSYDTIRYTEKTKLPFSGAPEDDRNLPDIHLGLYEDVIVFDHVDKIAYIIHWVRLDQYSSAKKAYEDGTKRLETLVSKLQDIDLPRLAPAHVDFRTPDFGLSRYKRNTTSEEYTEAVLQAKEHILGGDIFQIVLSQRFERRTFADPFQIYRTLRVVNPSPYMTYLQARGCVLVASSPEILVRVNKKKVVNRPLAGTCKRGTTGNEDEMLRTMLLQDEKQCAEHIMLVDLGRNDVGKVSKPGSVKVEKLMTVERFSHVMHISSTVTGELLDHMTAWDALRAALPAGTVSGAPKVRAMELIDELEPTRRGPYSGGFGGISFQGDMDMALSLRTIVFPTGVRYDTMHPYKGGNRHQEWIAHIQSGAGIVADSQPDDEQLECERKAAGLAKAIDLAESAFINNASL from the exons ATGCAAATGCAAATGCAAGCTCAGAGGCAGTCTCCGCTGCTGTGGAGGGTATCTACGGCGTCAGCCGCTGCCGTTTCTCGAAGAATCACGTTCCGCCTCC AGGTGGATGAGAAGAGATTTATTGAAGCATCTAAAACCGGAAACATAATTCCGCTGTACAAATGCATATTCTCGGATCATTTGACGCCGGTTATGGCTTACCGGTGCTTGGTGCATGAAGACGATAAAGAGACTCCCAGCTTCCTATATGAATCTGTAGAGCCCGGTTTTCGTGCATCAAGTGTC ggTCGTTACAGTGTCGTTGGCGCACAACCGGCCGTTGAAGTTCTTGCTAAAGAGAATCAGGTGACTATTCTGGATCATGGCTCTGGTAAGATAGTTGAGAAGTTTGTCGAGGATCCAATGACAATTCCGCGAAGCATTTCAGAATTCTTGAGACCACAACTAGTCGAGGACCTTCCAGACGCATTTTGTG GTGGATGGGTCGGATTTTTCTCGTACGATACAATTCGCTATACAGAGAAGACAAAGCTGCCGTTCTCTGGCGCTCCAGAAGATGACAGAAATCTGCCTGACATTCATCTTGGACTATATGAAGACGTAATCGTTTTTGATCACGTGGACAAG ATAGCGTATATAATCCATTGGGTGCGATTAGATCAATATTCGTCTGCTAAAAAAGCCTATGAAGACGGAACGAAACGCTTGGAAACCTTGGTTTCAAAACTGCAAGACATTGATCT CCCACGGCTAGCTCCGGCTCATGTTGATTTCCGCACTCCTGATTTCGGACTTTCTCGATACAAGAGAAACACGACAAGTGAGGAATACACTGAGGCTGTGTTACAGGCTAAAGAGCATATTTTGGGTGGAGATATCTTTCAAATCGTTTTAAGCCAACGATTTGAAAGAAGGACGTTTGCTGATCCATTCCAAATATACAGAACTCTGAGAGTTGTGAATCCAAGTCCATACATGACTTACTTGCAG GCTCGAGGGTGTGTCCTCGTCGCTTCAAGCCCAGAAATTCTTGTTCGTGTAAATAAG AAAAAGGTTGTTAATCGACCCTTGGCTGGGACATGTAAACGAGGGACGACAGGCAATGAAGATGAAATGTTAAGGACGATGCTGCTGCAGGATGAAAAGCAATGTGCAGAACATATTATGCTGGTTGATCTTGGCAGGAATGATGTTGGAAAG GTTTCAAAACCTGGTtcagttaaagtggaaaagcTCATGACTGTTGAACGATTTTCTCATGTGATGCACATAAGCTCTACA GTAACAGGGGAGTTACTTGATCATATGACGGCTTGGGATGCACTGCGTGCTGCACTTCCTGCCGGAACAGTTAGTGGAGCACCAAAG GTGAGGGCTATGGAGTTGATTGACGAATTAGAACCAACAAGAAGGGGGCCATACAGCGGTGGCTTCGGAGGGATTTCGTTTCAAGGCGACATGGACATGGCATTGTCGCTTAGGACGATCGTCTTCCCCACTGGAGTCCGTTACGACACTATGCATCCGTACAAGGGTGGAAACAGGCATCAAGAATGGATAGCGCACATCCAATCAGGTGCCGGAATTGTGGCAGATAGCCAACCAGATGACGAGCAACTTGAGTGTGAACGCAAAGCTGCCGGTCTTGCCAAGGCCATCGATCTGGCAGAGTCAGCATTCATCAACAATGCATCCCTATGA